Proteins from a single region of Desulfonatronum thiodismutans:
- a CDS encoding desulfoferrodoxin yields MAQQHEVYKCDLCGNIIDVLHGGGGELVCCGEPMKLMTENTVDAAKEKHVPVVEKTANGYKVTVGSTLHPMEAKHYIEWIEIIADGKSYKQFLQPGQEPVAEFCIQAEQVTAREYCNLHGLWKA; encoded by the coding sequence ATGGCCCAACAACATGAAGTGTACAAGTGTGATCTGTGCGGCAATATCATTGACGTGCTGCATGGCGGTGGCGGAGAACTGGTCTGTTGCGGCGAACCCATGAAGTTGATGACCGAGAACACCGTGGACGCCGCCAAGGAAAAACATGTGCCCGTGGTGGAGAAAACGGCCAACGGCTACAAGGTGACCGTAGGGAGCACTCTCCACCCCATGGAAGCCAAGCACTACATCGAATGGATTGAGATCATCGCGGACGGCAAGTCCTACAAGCAGTTCCTGCAACCCGGCCAAGAGCCCGTTGCTGAATTCTGTATCCAGGCCGAACAGGTCACGGCTCGTGAATACTGCAATCTGCACGGCCTTTGGAAGGCCTAG
- a CDS encoding rubredoxin — MASPEEMYQCQVTNCGCIYNPDRGDKRGKIPAGTAFQDLPETWKCPVCGAGPKSFRPLAGPGSAAEEAP; from the coding sequence ATGGCCAGCCCGGAAGAAATGTATCAATGCCAGGTCACGAACTGCGGATGTATCTACAACCCCGACCGGGGCGACAAGCGGGGAAAGATTCCCGCTGGAACGGCATTTCAAGACCTTCCTGAAACCTGGAAATGTCCGGTCTGCGGAGCTGGCCCAAAATCGTTTCGGCCCTTGGCCGGACCCGGTTCGGCCGCGGAAGAAGCACCATAA
- the rd gene encoding rubredoxin — MRYVCSICGYVYDPADGDPDSGVAAGTSFDDIPADWACPVCGASKDNFEPEG, encoded by the coding sequence ATGCGATATGTATGCAGTATCTGCGGTTACGTTTACGACCCGGCGGACGGCGATCCGGACAGCGGCGTCGCGGCGGGTACCAGCTTCGATGATATTCCGGCTGACTGGGCCTGCCCGGTCTGTGGAGCGTCCAAGGATAATTTCGAGCCGGAAGGGTAA